GACACCCGGAAAGGAGCACCTCCCGGAACGTGCCTGGGACGGACGCATCCGCTTCGAGGATCACTACCTTTCCGTCCACACCCGGCGGGTCCATCCACCGGGCATGCATCTGTGCGACTACCGGGATGCGGTGGGCGGCTGGCGCAAACGCCTGGGTTATGTCACGGAACCCACCCTGGCGTACGCCGAGTTCACGTCCGCCGCCGCGGAAAAGAAGATGCCCATGCGCCGGGTGGAGATGCTGGGCAACCTCTGGAAGATCGGGGCGGTGGCCACCTGGGAGAAGGACTGGGAGGGCGAGACGTCGTGGTGTTATGTCGATCAGCGCCCCTCCCCGGGTGAATCGCCTGATCCCATGCTCAACGATTCGGATGCGTGGTACCGCCTGCGGATCAACCCGGACGTCGGGCGGGACGTCATCGTGGAGATCGCGCGGTGCCTGGCGGAGATCCACCTGGGCTACGTGGAGAAGCTCTGGGGGCCGACGGTCGAGGGCGGCACGCAGCGCGGACCGGAGTCCGAGGCCGCCGCCTACATCGCCCTGGAGAGGCTGTGGATTCCACAGCGCAGCCGCCGGACGGACTGGTACCACCGTTATGTCGCGGGCGAGCCCATGCCCAATCAGTTCCGGTGGAGCGAGGTTTTCCGCGCCGCGGAAGCCGTCGAGGATCTGCTGCGTGGGGACACCGCGCCTGTCACCGCATAGACTGGAGGTCCGTCAACCGACACACAGTTAACTCAAGGAGCGGTGTCTGAGTGCAGCGCCACACCGCCGGTGAGCAGAATCTGGCGGTGAGCTTCGCGTTCATCGCCGGTTTCGTCGACTCCATCGGCTTCCTCTTCCTCGGGGGCGTGTTCCTGTCGTTCATGTCCGGCAACACCACCCGCATCGCCACCTCCGCCGTCGAGGGCAACGCCGACCTCGCGGTACTGGCCGGCTCGGCCGTCGCATTCTTCCTCCTCGGCGTGATGGAGGGCGCGCTGGTGCGTCGGCTGGCCAAACGCCGCGTCCGCCCGGATCGGGTGCGCGAGGTGGTGATGGTCAACATGTGCGTGCTCTTCTCCATCGCCTCACTGCTCGTGCTTCTCGACGCCCCGCGGATCGCCATCATCGTCGCCTCGTTGGGCATCGGCGCGATGAACTCCATCTTCGAGCGCGAGGGTGAGGTCTCCATCGCGCTCACCTACATGACGGGCACCCTGGTGAAGATGGGTCAGCGTTTCGTCGACGCCTTCTTCGGCGGCCCCCATTCCGCATGGCTGGGCCACCTGAAGATGTGGGCGGGTCTCACCCTCGGTGCGTTCACCGGAGCGGTCGTCTACGGCTACCTGGGGATCGCCTCACTCATCCCGGTCGCCCTGCTGACCTGGGCGATAACCGGGGTGGCGCTCCTCGTGCGCACGTACGGCCGCCGCCATGGAGCAGTGGTTAAAATTCAGGTTGATCCCAGCTGATGCTAAGTTTTTATTCATGCGTCAACTTTCCCGTCGTCTTCTCACCGCTGCCACTGCGGTAGCTCTCACCGTCCCCGCCGTGGCCCAGGCCCAGGCCATTCCGGCCGGTTCGGACAACGCCCTGCGTGACCTCGTGGTCACCACCAACTCGAGTCCGACCTCCTCGGGCTCTTCGTTGGGCGGGGCGCTCAGTTCCCTCTCACTCATCGGCTCCTCCGAGATACCGCTCGGCGGTCCGCTGCTCTCCAGCGATGACAGGTACCCGCTGGAGACCGATGAAACGATCACGGAAGCCGCGGTCGTCGACAAGAAGGTGGAGCGGCCGGCCGAGCGCGTCGAACGCTGGTACGTGACCTCCCCCTCGATGGCGCGGGTCGTCGAGGTCCAGATCAAGAAGGCCGCCGATCCGACCGCCCCTGCACCGATGATCTACCTGCTGGACGGCATCGGCGGATCCACCCCCAGCTCCGGCTGGATCAACAACGGTGCAGCCGAGCGGGTCTTCGGCAACGAGAACGTCACCCTCGTCATGCCCACCCACGCCGGTGCGTCCCTCTACTCCGATTGGCAGCAGGACGACCCCGCGCTCGGCAGGCACATGTGGGAGACATTCCTCACCGAGGAACTCCCGCCCCTTCTGGAGGCCGAATCCGAACTGAACTTCAACGGCCATCGCGGCATCGGCGGGCTGTCCATGGGCGCCATCGGCGCGGTCCACATCGCCAACACCAACCCCGCGCTCTTCGACGCCACCTTCGGCATCTCCGGCTGTTACTCCCCCACCGACAACGTCGGTCGGCAGATGGTGAACCTTGTCGTCGCCTCCCGGGGCGGGGACGTGGACAACATGTGGGGCCCCTACGGCTCTGAGGCGTGGGATGCCCATGACACCACCGCCAACCCGGAGGGCCTGCGCGACATGGCCGTCTACCTGTCGGCCGCCAACGGTGTGATCAGCGATGAGGACCGCGCCACCTACGACGACGACCCCTTCTTCAACATGGCGGCCGGCGCCACCCTCGAGCGAGGCGTCCTGCACTGCACGGAGCAGCTCGACCGGGCAATGCGCGAGCGCGGCATGACCCACCAGACGGTCGACTACAAGGACTCCGGCGTCCACAACTGGGCCAACTACAGCGAGCAGCTGCAGCCGGCCTGGGACGCGATCAGACACCGCCTGCTCTGAGCGATGTCGCGGGGTCACGCAGTGCCCTAGGATCAGTGCCATGGCCATCCTGGGTTACGCCTCCACGCGGGCAGCCGCGGCGCTGACGGTCTTCCTCCCCCTGCTGCTCAGTGCCTGTGCCGGAGGAAGCGGGACCCCGGCGCCGGAGCCGCTGACGTCGACCGTCACCGCCACAGTTTCCGCCCCAGTGGCCGCCCCGACGGGCATCGCGGCGCCCTCGCCGGGGCCCACCCCCACGGAAGCCTGCGGAGTTGATCCACAGGCCTCCGCCATCCCCGACAACCTGTGGCAGGTTCCCCCGCCGGCAGCCCGGGGCGAGGGCTGGGAGTACTACGGCCAGTCCAATTACGATCCGTGTGCGGAACTCTCCTACGCCCTGGTGTGGGTCACCGGCTCCACTCATCCCCTTAAGCAGAGCCAGCTCATGCTCTTCCACCGGGGCGACTACCTCGGGGTCGGCGCGCTGGCGCCGCAGTCGATGTACGTGACGGAGGCCGACTCCGAATCGGTGCACACCCGCGTGGTCGACTTCGAGGCGATGGAACGCGACCAGGCGCCGAACGCGGAGGCCGAGCGCTACCGCACGGACCTGAGTTTCTGGTGGAACGGGGAAAAGGTCGAGGCGATCGGAAAGATTCCGAATCAAGGGCCAGCAGCGACCATCCCGCATTGATACTGTGTGGATTATGTCGCGTATTCCTAAACTGTCCCTTGCGTTAACTGCTGTCACTGGACTCTGCCTTGGTCTCGCCTCTCCCGCCGCCGCCCAGTCCCTGACCGGCAGCGCCCTGGAAGAGGCCGTGGTCAGCTCGAATGCCGATCCCACCTCCTCCGGCAACGCCATCAACTCCACCCTCTCCCTGCTCGAGAGCTTCGGCTCCTCCGAGGTACCCGTCAGCAGCGTCCCCGGCAGCAGCTTCGGCGGCATCAACCTCCCGCTGGACGAGAGAATCACGGAGACGAAGCTCCTGAACAAGCAGGTGGAGAACGCCGAGCTGCGACAGGAGCGCTGGACGATCGCCTCCTGGTCGATGAAACGCAACGTCGAGGTGCAGATCGTGCGCGCGGCCGACCCCACCGCCAACACCCCCATGCTCTATCTGCTCGACGGCGTCGGCGCCCCGCGCGACAACTGGTGGCTGGGCACCGGCGACGCCCACACGCAGTTCGGCGACGAGAACATCCACCTCATTCTGCCCACCCAGGCCCAGGCCTCCATGTACGCCGACTGGCAGCGCAACGATCCCTCTCTGGGCCGCCATCAGTGGGAGACCTTCATCACCCGGGAGCTCGCGCCCCTGGTCAAGCGGGAGCTCGGTACCACCGGCAACAGCGGCATCGGCGGCCTCTCCATGGGCGCCACCGGTGCGGTGCACATCGCCAACAAGCACCCCGATCTCTTCAAGGCTGTTTTCGGCCTCTCGGGCTGCTACTCCCCCATGGATCCGATCGGGCGTCAGAACGCCCACCTGACCGTGACCACCCGCGGTGGAAATCTGGACAACCTCTACGGCCCCTACGGCAGCGAGCGCTGGATCTACCACGACACAGTGGGCAACCCCGAGGGCCTGCGCAACCAGAGGGTCTACCTCTCGGCCGCCACAGGCGCCTTCGCCCCTGAGGACGTGGCCAACTACGCCAACAACAACTGGTTCGACATGTCCTCCGGTGCGGCGCTCGAGCGCAGCTCGCTGGAATGCACGCGGCTTCTCGACGACGCCATGACCGAACGCGGCTACACCGGCCACAAGGTGGACTACGCCGAGACCGGCACCCATGACTGGCACACCTTCCGCGAGCAGCTCCCCGCCGCCTGGGCCCACATCAAACCGGCACTGCTTTAACCGCTCCCGGGAAAGCGAAAAGTCGCGGCCACCAGCCCTCTCCGGCTGGTGGCCGCGACTTCCCTGCGTGCGGCTAGTTCTCGTCCGTGGACAGCGCCGCGACGAATGCCTCCTGCGGAACCTCCACGGAGCCGATGTTCTTCATGCGCTTCTTGCCGGCCTTCTGCTTCTCCAACAGCTTGCGCTTACGGGAGATGTCGCCGCCGTAGCACTTGGCCAGGACGTCCTTGCGCAGGGCACGGATGTTCTCGCGCGCGATGACCTTCGAGCCGATGGCGGCCTGGATGGGCACCTCGAACTGCTGGCGAGGGATGAGCTCGCGGAGCTTCTTGGTCATCTTATTTCCGTACCACTGGGCGTTGTCCTTGTGGACGATCGCCGAGAACGCATCCACCGGCTCCCCCTGCAGCAGGATGTCGACCTTGACCAGATCGGCGGGCTGCTCGGCGGAGGGCTCGTAGTTCATGGAGGCGTAACCCTTGGTGCGGGACTTGAGCATGTCGAAGAAGTCGAAGATGATCTCACCCAAGGGGATGGAGTAGCGCAACTCGACGCGGTCCTCGGAGAGGTAGTCCATGTTCTTCATGGTGCCGCGCTTCGTCTGGCACAGCTCCATCGACGTGCCCACGAACTCGCTCGGCACGATGAGGGTGAGGTTGACCATGGGCTCGTAGATCTCCCGCAGCTTGCCGCCCGGCCAGTCGGACGGGTTGTGCACACGGTGTTCGGAGCCGTCTTCGGCGACGACACGGTAGTCCACCGACGGGGCCGTCGAGATCAGGTCCAGGTCGAACTCGCGCTCCAGGCGGTCGCGGGTGATCTCCATGTGCAGCAGGCCGAGGAAGCCGCAGCGGAAACCGAAGCCCAGGGCCACGGAGGTTTCCGGCTCCCAGCTCAAAGACGCGTCGTTGAGCTGGAGCTTCTCCAGTGCCTCGCGCAGGGCCGGGAAATCACCCTGGGAGATCGGGAACAGGCCCGAGTACACCATGGGTTTCGGCTCGGCATAACCCTGCAGGGCGTCCTCGGCCCCCTTCTCCGCCCAGGTGACGGTGTCGCCGACCTTGGACTGGCGGACGTCCTTGACGCCCGTGATCAGGTAGCCGACCTCACCCGGACCCAGGCCGTCGCACTTCTTCGGGGTCGGCGAGACGATGCCGATCTCCAGCAGGTCATGGACCGTACCGGTGGACATCATCTTGATGCGCTGACGCGGCTTCAGCTTGCCGTCCACCATTCGGATGTAGGTGACCACACCGCGGTAGGTGTCGTAGACGGAGTCGAAGATCATGG
This sequence is a window from Corynebacterium comes. Protein-coding genes within it:
- the lepA gene encoding translation elongation factor 4; this encodes MPKNFAEKTFTDPTRIRNFCIIAHIDHGKSTLADRILQLSKVVDARDMREQYLDNMDIERERGITIKAQNVRLPWVPRTGPHAGEEIVMQMIDTPGHVDFTYEVSRALEACEGAILLVDAAQGIEAQTLANLYLAMENDLEIIPVLNKIDLPAADPDKFALEIANIIGCEPEDVLRVSGKTGEGVEALLDKVCELIPAPTSDFGPEAPARAMIFDSVYDTYRGVVTYIRMVDGKLKPRQRIKMMSTGTVHDLLEIGIVSPTPKKCDGLGPGEVGYLITGVKDVRQSKVGDTVTWAEKGAEDALQGYAEPKPMVYSGLFPISQGDFPALREALEKLQLNDASLSWEPETSVALGFGFRCGFLGLLHMEITRDRLEREFDLDLISTAPSVDYRVVAEDGSEHRVHNPSDWPGGKLREIYEPMVNLTLIVPSEFVGTSMELCQTKRGTMKNMDYLSEDRVELRYSIPLGEIIFDFFDMLKSRTKGYASMNYEPSAEQPADLVKVDILLQGEPVDAFSAIVHKDNAQWYGNKMTKKLRELIPRQQFEVPIQAAIGSKVIARENIRALRKDVLAKCYGGDISRKRKLLEKQKAGKKRMKNIGSVEVPQEAFVAALSTDEN
- a CDS encoding YoaK family protein; its protein translation is MQRHTAGEQNLAVSFAFIAGFVDSIGFLFLGGVFLSFMSGNTTRIATSAVEGNADLAVLAGSAVAFFLLGVMEGALVRRLAKRRVRPDRVREVVMVNMCVLFSIASLLVLLDAPRIAIIVASLGIGAMNSIFEREGEVSIALTYMTGTLVKMGQRFVDAFFGGPHSAWLGHLKMWAGLTLGAFTGAVVYGYLGIASLIPVALLTWAITGVALLVRTYGRRHGAVVKIQVDPS
- a CDS encoding LppP/LprE family lipoprotein, producing the protein MAILGYASTRAAAALTVFLPLLLSACAGGSGTPAPEPLTSTVTATVSAPVAAPTGIAAPSPGPTPTEACGVDPQASAIPDNLWQVPPPAARGEGWEYYGQSNYDPCAELSYALVWVTGSTHPLKQSQLMLFHRGDYLGVGALAPQSMYVTEADSESVHTRVVDFEAMERDQAPNAEAERYRTDLSFWWNGEKVEAIGKIPNQGPAATIPH
- a CDS encoding alpha/beta hydrolase, which gives rise to MRQLSRRLLTAATAVALTVPAVAQAQAIPAGSDNALRDLVVTTNSSPTSSGSSLGGALSSLSLIGSSEIPLGGPLLSSDDRYPLETDETITEAAVVDKKVERPAERVERWYVTSPSMARVVEVQIKKAADPTAPAPMIYLLDGIGGSTPSSGWINNGAAERVFGNENVTLVMPTHAGASLYSDWQQDDPALGRHMWETFLTEELPPLLEAESELNFNGHRGIGGLSMGAIGAVHIANTNPALFDATFGISGCYSPTDNVGRQMVNLVVASRGGDVDNMWGPYGSEAWDAHDTTANPEGLRDMAVYLSAANGVISDEDRATYDDDPFFNMAAGATLERGVLHCTEQLDRAMRERGMTHQTVDYKDSGVHNWANYSEQLQPAWDAIRHRLL
- a CDS encoding alpha/beta hydrolase codes for the protein MSRIPKLSLALTAVTGLCLGLASPAAAQSLTGSALEEAVVSSNADPTSSGNAINSTLSLLESFGSSEVPVSSVPGSSFGGINLPLDERITETKLLNKQVENAELRQERWTIASWSMKRNVEVQIVRAADPTANTPMLYLLDGVGAPRDNWWLGTGDAHTQFGDENIHLILPTQAQASMYADWQRNDPSLGRHQWETFITRELAPLVKRELGTTGNSGIGGLSMGATGAVHIANKHPDLFKAVFGLSGCYSPMDPIGRQNAHLTVTTRGGNLDNLYGPYGSERWIYHDTVGNPEGLRNQRVYLSAATGAFAPEDVANYANNNWFDMSSGAALERSSLECTRLLDDAMTERGYTGHKVDYAETGTHDWHTFREQLPAAWAHIKPALL